The nucleotide sequence CGCTCAGCCCCTCGAGGAGGCCGGGATCCCCGCCCTGGTGCCCGAGCGATTCCGCATGGGCGCCATGATCAACCAGCTCTGCGACGTCCTGGGACCCGGGCCGCAGCGCTGAGGCGCGCTGACGAGTTCAGCGAGCCGGCGTCGGGGCTGCCCGATACCCTCGACAGCAGAGACCGCCGAGCCGCCCACGGGTCGCCGCGCGGCATCCGAGCCGCTGCCCGTCCGCACAGGGCGGGATCCCCCGCACATGAGGAAGGCCCAGCACATGACCTCCGCCTACGACCCCACCGAGCGCCAGCCCATCTCCTCGCTGTCGGACATCACCGCCGCGGACATCGCCTCGCGCGTGGATCACACCCTGCTCAAGCCGGAGGCCTCCGCGGAGGCCATCGACCAGCTGTGCGCCGAGGCCCGTGAGCACGGCTTCGCCTCGGTGTGCGTCAACGGAGTGTGGGTGGCCCGTGCCGCCGAGGCCCTGGCGGGCTCGGATGTGCTGGTGTGCACCGTCGTCGGATTCCCCCTGGGCGCCTCCACGCCCGAGGCCAAGGCCTGGGAGGCCCGCGAGGCCATCCGCAACGGCGCCCAGGAGATCGACATGGTCCTGGACATCGCGGCAGCCCGCGCCGGCGACCGCCCCACCATGGAGCACGACGTCCGCACAGTGGCCGAGGCCGTCCACGAAGGCGGGGCGCAGCTGAAGACCATCATCGAGACCTGCCTGCTCGAGGACTCCCAGAAGACCGTCGCCTGCGAGGCAGCCGTGGCCGGCGGCACCGACTACGTGAAGACCTCCACCGGCTTCTCCACCGGCGGCGCCACGGTCCATGACGTCGAGCTGATGCGCGCGGCCGTGGGCCGAGGCATCGGCGTGAAGGCCTCCGGCGGCATCCGCACGCACGAGGCGGCCGTCGAGATGCTGCGCGCCGGGGCCTCGCGCATCGGCGCCTCGGCCGGAGCCGCCCTGCTCGGCTGAGCCGCCGCGCGCCCTCGGGCCACGGCTGGGCGGCTCGCGGGCAGGGGCTCGGAGCGGCCGCTGCACGAAGGACGTACACTGACCGTCAGGAACCCGCACGATCGCGGCCGCACGCGCCGCACCATGGAAACGAGGACTCAATGGCTGTCGATGCCCAGGGACGCAAGGTCCGCCGTCATTCCGGCGAAGGCACCGGCGCGGTCAGCCTGATCCTGCTGATCGGCGCCATGGCCACCATCCTGGTGAGCTTCTACCTGTTCGCCTACCACGATAATTGGCTCTTCCTGCTGGGCATCGGCGTCTACGGAGCGGCCCTGCTGGTCCCCACCGGGATCATGGCCTCCAAGACCCGCTCGCGCCCCATCGGCGGGCACGAGACGGCGCTGGACCTGCCGGCCTCGGCTGCGACCAACATCAGCAAGCCCGCCGGCCACTGAGCCTCGTCCGGAGCATCTTCCGGCCCCTTCACGGCGCGCCGCCTCTCCCCTCGCGGGATCGGGCGGCGCGCCGTCGTCGTACCCAGGAATGTGGCCTCGGCAGCGTTGCGGGCCCGCTGCCGCCCCCGAGCCGCCAGGAGGAGTCGCCTGTGCAGGCCTTCGCGGCGCGAAGGCCTGCACAGGCGATCTCTCACGGGCGGACACGCAGGGTATGGGCAGGAATGAGTACTCGGTCGAGGATCGTCGCCGAGGGGACCCATCCACCGCGATTCGGGCCCGGAAGGCCGTCCACTGCGTCCCCTCGACGTGCTCCTGTCTCCCGCCGCCTCGAACGGGATGGCTGGAGGTGTCGGCTGGGGAGGGCGAACGGGACGACAGAAGCCCCGCACCGACCAGGGTGCGGGGCTTCTCCTGCGTCACGGGCCGAAGGGCCTGCGCGACGCGCGCGGATCGTCAGCCGCGCCGAGCTGCCCGAGGATCAGGTGCTCCAGCTGCGGGTCTGCCGCTTCAGCGGGAGGTGCTGGTGCCCCCAAGGTCACAAGCACATTCCGCTCAGGACAGCGGCAGGGTGGTGAACCCGTATCCGCTCAACCTTCAGCAGAATAGGTG is from Kocuria palustris and encodes:
- the deoC gene encoding deoxyribose-phosphate aldolase; this encodes MTSAYDPTERQPISSLSDITAADIASRVDHTLLKPEASAEAIDQLCAEAREHGFASVCVNGVWVARAAEALAGSDVLVCTVVGFPLGASTPEAKAWEAREAIRNGAQEIDMVLDIAAARAGDRPTMEHDVRTVAEAVHEGGAQLKTIIETCLLEDSQKTVACEAAVAGGTDYVKTSTGFSTGGATVHDVELMRAAVGRGIGVKASGGIRTHEAAVEMLRAGASRIGASAGAALLG